Proteins from a genomic interval of Mustela lutreola isolate mMusLut2 chromosome 4, mMusLut2.pri, whole genome shotgun sequence:
- the TEX36 gene encoding testis-expressed protein 36, with protein MAKGRRFNPALDKDGRWFPQIGLTQKTPESSTSAMLKEPHRPRSSRQVEGKLPPIYKVREKQAVNNNFPFSVHDNRHSLQSSGCYLDSGLGRRKISPEKRQHASRNFNLWACDHVPSCLDGFSNNQISYVYREVVVLPIFRRFPRHYNEIWKSFKFIPRKSYTEFLKKTPKVRFAIDKKVGSSLEP; from the exons ATGGCCAAAGGGAGACGCTTCAACCCAGCTTTAGATAAGGATGGAAGATGG TTCCCTCAGATTGGACTAACACAGAAGACACCAGAATCCAGCACAAGCGCTATGCTAAAGGAGCCCCACCGCCCACGGTCGTCTCGGCAAGTGGAGGGGAAGCTACCACCAATCTACAAAGTTCGGGAGAAG CAAGCAGTAAATAACAACTTCCCCTTCTCTGTACACGACAATCGGCACAGCCTGCAGAGCTCGGGGTGCTACCTGGACTCG GGCCTGGGACGGAGGAAGATCTCCCCAGAGAAAAGGCAACATGCTTCAAGAAATTTCAATCTCTGGGCGTGTGACCATGTTCCGTCTTGTCTTGACGGCTTTTCAAATAACCAAATATCATATGTCTATCGAGAAGTTGTGGTGCTCCCAATTTTCAGACGCTTCCCAAGACATTATAATGAGATATGgaagtcttttaaatttattcctcGGAAAAGTTATACAGAGTTTTTGAAAAAGACTCCAAAAGTAAGGTTTGCTATTGACAAAAAGGTTGGTTCTTCACTGGAGCCCTAA